One window of Acidobacteriota bacterium genomic DNA carries:
- a CDS encoding type II toxin-antitoxin system Phd/YefM family antitoxin, with protein sequence MYIDGMSQRYSIAEARSRLPKIVDQAEAGVEVELTRRGHPVAVLVSHREFERLRGKRLHFRDAYRKFLKTYSLQEVGVDNDFAVSARDRTTGRKVSF encoded by the coding sequence ATGTACATTGACGGCATGTCTCAGAGGTATTCCATCGCCGAAGCCCGCTCACGCCTACCTAAGATCGTTGACCAGGCTGAGGCTGGTGTCGAAGTCGAACTGACGCGCCGAGGTCATCCGGTTGCCGTGCTGGTGTCGCATCGGGAATTTGAGCGGCTCCGTGGAAAGCGGCTACATTTCCGCGACGCTTACAGGAAGTTTCTCAAGACATATTCGCTTCAAGAGGTTGGCGTCGATAACGACTTCGCCGTCTCCGCGCGCGACAGAACCACCGGCC